In Nitrospirota bacterium, one genomic interval encodes:
- a CDS encoding HD domain-containing protein, with product MIRKSLLLKLFDAAYIQRWNDRVRPVEFVELDKQAHKMVIAYFLGKFEENNPDFSWIEIIEGGIFELLQRIVLTDLKPPIFYRIKEDKLKYRKLNEWVYQELEPVLSPLGKDFCLLFQDYFSDKAENINRRILNAAHYYATKWEFDIIEKIHPQSFEMEAIKKRLQDKQNEYGDLKGMGQLFRSERYRHFLDMCGQLRFQIRWANLHRVPKTSVMGHSLFVAILSYFFSLENRACSKRCVNNYFTGLFHDLPEVLTRDIISPVKRSIEGLSDLIKEYEKEQMEQEVYSLIPKAWHTDIRNFTEDEFNSIVTVNGETLKVSSDDINNCYNDNQFNPRDGELVKAADSLAAFIEASVAIHNGSPSQGLVEAKLSIRSKFEKATIAGINFGEIYADFE from the coding sequence ATGATCAGAAAATCACTTCTTTTGAAACTGTTTGATGCCGCTTACATTCAGCGCTGGAATGACCGCGTACGGCCGGTTGAATTCGTTGAGCTCGACAAGCAGGCACACAAAATGGTTATAGCCTATTTCTTGGGGAAATTTGAAGAAAACAACCCTGACTTCAGCTGGATCGAAATTATCGAAGGCGGGATATTCGAACTCCTGCAGCGCATAGTTCTTACCGATCTGAAACCTCCGATCTTCTACCGGATCAAGGAAGACAAGCTCAAATACCGTAAACTGAACGAGTGGGTATATCAGGAGCTTGAGCCGGTGCTTTCCCCGCTCGGCAAAGATTTCTGCTTACTCTTCCAGGATTACTTCTCTGACAAGGCCGAAAATATTAATCGAAGAATCCTGAATGCCGCGCATTACTATGCGACAAAGTGGGAGTTTGACATCATTGAGAAGATCCATCCGCAGAGCTTTGAGATGGAGGCGATCAAAAAGCGTCTCCAGGATAAACAGAACGAATACGGCGACCTCAAAGGCATGGGACAGCTTTTCCGCAGTGAGCGGTACAGGCACTTTCTCGATATGTGCGGACAGCTGCGGTTTCAGATACGCTGGGCAAACCTTCACCGTGTGCCAAAAACCTCGGTCATGGGCCACTCGCTCTTTGTCGCTATCCTCTCGTATTTCTTCTCGCTCGAGAATAGGGCCTGCTCAAAACGATGTGTAAACAATTATTTCACCGGCCTGTTTCATGACCTGCCCGAAGTGCTTACCAGGGACATTATCTCTCCGGTAAAGCGGTCGATTGAGGGACTTTCCGATCTGATCAAGGAGTATGAGAAAGAGCAGATGGAGCAGGAGGTGTACAGCCTTATTCCAAAGGCGTGGCATACAGACATCAGAAACTTTACGGAAGATGAATTTAACAGTATCGTAACCGTAAATGGTGAAACGCTTAAGGTCTCCAGTGACGATATCAATAATTGCTATAATGACAACCAGTTCAATCCCCGTGACGGAGAGCTGGTAAAGGCTGCAGACTCTTTGGCCGCATTCATCGAGGCCTCAGTAGCCATCCATAACGGCAGTCCCAGCCAGGGGCTTGTGGAGGCAAAACTCTCGATCCGCAGCAAGTTCGAAAAAGCAACCATCGCAGGCATCAACTTTGGTGAAATCTACGCGGATTTTGAGTGA
- a CDS encoding DnaJ domain-containing protein: MKNTDIDIRVFRRYSSGAAFTLRHGGISYAARTVDYSLNSVGVIIENSPLLNRGDILDLDIPELGIRQQGEVIWASQHAQTVRAGIDRLGPLNGNLSLYRLSDILIGLQRTLKTGVLQIRHGRAIREIHIKNGNMIFATSNLDEHRLGDILLKEGNITQTQYDQADERRKKTNERYVFILVDSGFLKPADLTTVLAIQANNIIESLFALKQADIEFREGPLPSGMAVTLRISAADIIYRELKKTADEELVARYLLDRTVDFSPTPLNLFQEIRLESSDRMLLSFVNGRTTVKDIIKLSSMDKIQAMKSLYALVEARILEIKDTEDPPQDVAPDEVCSPVDDSFGGLIDKIDETDLKFRQLNHYEILGIDTSASAEEIKKAYYRAAREYHPDRHFSLPEDVKGKLLTIFNSVTRAYLTLKDNEKRRKYDSAIPIRVPDVVTPPERTPVSAAEETPQGERFRPAADTGTGETAKSDIARGNFDEGKSEFRKGKFQEAAHLFATAIYFDSAPSEYHYYYGLCFAKTGRQKEALQSLNRALEISPNIPDILAETGHIYLALNCPVRAKGLFDKALRIYPAHKRANEGVEVIKQRSAKT, translated from the coding sequence ATGAAAAATACAGACATAGATATAAGAGTTTTCAGAAGATACTCTTCAGGCGCTGCTTTCACGCTCAGACATGGAGGGATCTCCTATGCTGCAAGGACGGTAGACTACTCGCTCAACAGTGTCGGCGTAATCATCGAAAACTCCCCTCTTCTGAACCGCGGGGACATACTAGACCTCGATATCCCTGAACTCGGCATCAGACAGCAGGGGGAGGTGATATGGGCATCTCAGCATGCACAGACAGTCAGGGCAGGCATCGACAGACTGGGACCGCTTAACGGCAATCTCTCGCTTTACAGACTCTCGGACATTCTCATCGGTCTCCAGAGGACGCTGAAGACCGGCGTCCTTCAGATCCGGCATGGCAGGGCAATCAGAGAGATCCATATAAAAAATGGCAATATGATATTTGCTACTTCTAATCTCGATGAGCACCGATTAGGTGATATCCTTCTCAAAGAGGGTAACATTACACAAACGCAGTATGACCAGGCAGACGAACGCAGGAAAAAGACGAACGAGCGCTATGTATTCATTCTCGTTGATTCCGGCTTCCTGAAGCCTGCCGACCTGACCACCGTGCTCGCGATTCAGGCAAACAATATCATCGAAAGCCTCTTTGCATTAAAGCAGGCTGATATTGAATTCCGGGAAGGACCGCTTCCGTCCGGAATGGCCGTGACCCTGAGGATATCTGCTGCGGACATAATATACCGGGAGCTGAAAAAAACGGCTGATGAGGAGCTGGTGGCCAGGTATCTTCTTGACAGAACGGTCGATTTTTCGCCTACGCCACTCAATCTTTTCCAGGAGATTCGGCTGGAGAGCAGCGACAGAATGCTTCTTTCCTTTGTCAACGGCAGGACAACAGTAAAGGATATTATCAAGCTCTCTTCGATGGATAAAATACAGGCCATGAAGAGCCTCTATGCCCTTGTCGAGGCAAGGATTCTCGAGATAAAAGACACGGAAGACCCTCCCCAGGACGTAGCGCCCGATGAAGTCTGCAGCCCTGTCGACGACAGCTTCGGAGGCCTTATCGACAAGATCGATGAAACGGATTTGAAATTCCGGCAGTTGAATCATTATGAAATTCTCGGCATAGATACAAGCGCTTCGGCAGAAGAGATAAAGAAGGCCTATTACAGGGCTGCCAGGGAATATCATCCTGACCGGCATTTCAGCCTGCCCGAGGACGTCAAAGGGAAACTGCTTACTATTTTTAACAGTGTCACCAGGGCATACCTGACGCTGAAGGATAATGAAAAGAGAAGGAAGTATGATTCGGCCATCCCGATAAGAGTCCCCGATGTTGTAACGCCCCCTGAAAGGACACCCGTATCTGCGGCAGAGGAGACACCGCAGGGAGAACGCTTCAGGCCGGCTGCAGATACCGGAACCGGAGAGACTGCAAAGTCGGATATTGCCCGCGGCAACTTCGACGAGGGGAAGTCAGAATTCAGGAAGGGAAAATTTCAGGAGGCTGCTCACCTCTTTGCAACTGCTATTTATTTCGACAGTGCCCCCTCTGAATACCATTATTATTACGGATTATGTTTTGCAAAAACCGGCAGACAAAAAGAAGCGCTGCAGTCGCTGAACAGGGCGCTTGAGATCTCCCCGAATATCCCCGACATCCTTGCGGAGACAGGCCATATATACCTCGCACTTAACTGTCCTGTTCGTGCAAAGGGACTCTTCGATAAAGCGCTGCGGATTTACCCTGCCCATAAAAGAGCAAACGAAGGGGTTGAAGTCATTAAGCAGCGGTCCGCAAAAACGTAG
- a CDS encoding HDOD domain-containing protein — protein MKKIGGDISLMPLPDLLQWAETSKKSGTLSVTFQGASKAFYLQDGKMIFISSQKEGERLGEFFMKSGRLAPGQIEQGLRESQRLGCPFTGYLIDQGIIDKQTLEQTLQNLAETAFSDTLTWEGGLFEFSDTIPPLILDGPIKLNTSFVVFQSVKIFDETRRDKVGEGPTVGDIIKQIANNIAQGNIELPPVPDIMTKLNAAMTKDDISVHDIVKILMADQILTSKILRVVNSAFYSPSREITSLQQAIIFMGLKSVLSIVTVHTLSSISPAAADEVKEILRHSLLCAFVAKKIAIALRLDPEEAFVCGLLHDIGKTVILNLLTDKKVTDEVKRELLRGYHPHVGYILGSRWHFSEVIKNTIKYHHAPQEAPANKKLIETVYVANVIANGQDVMDTVHNCSNLDFDKINEILSDIDNIKDSVIAII, from the coding sequence ATGAAAAAAATAGGCGGCGACATCAGTCTCATGCCCCTGCCGGACCTGCTGCAATGGGCAGAGACAAGCAAAAAATCAGGCACGCTCTCTGTCACATTCCAGGGTGCGAGCAAGGCCTTCTATCTTCAGGACGGGAAAATGATCTTCATTTCGTCCCAGAAAGAAGGGGAGCGCCTTGGGGAATTCTTTATGAAAAGCGGCCGTCTTGCGCCGGGACAGATTGAACAGGGTCTCCGGGAGAGCCAGCGTCTCGGGTGTCCGTTTACCGGGTATCTGATCGATCAGGGGATCATTGATAAGCAAACACTGGAACAGACTCTCCAGAACCTTGCTGAAACAGCTTTTTCGGATACCCTGACCTGGGAGGGCGGTTTGTTTGAGTTTTCGGATACCATTCCACCGCTTATTCTTGACGGTCCGATTAAGCTCAATACTTCATTTGTCGTCTTTCAGTCGGTCAAAATATTTGATGAGACTCGCAGGGATAAGGTCGGAGAAGGACCGACGGTTGGCGATATCATAAAGCAGATCGCAAATAATATCGCGCAGGGAAACATTGAGCTCCCCCCCGTGCCTGATATCATGACGAAGCTTAACGCTGCCATGACAAAGGACGATATCTCTGTCCATGACATTGTAAAAATTCTGATGGCCGACCAGATACTCACATCAAAAATCCTCCGGGTGGTAAATTCGGCCTTTTACAGCCCTTCACGCGAGATAACATCGCTTCAGCAGGCCATTATTTTTATGGGCCTTAAGTCGGTTCTGAGCATTGTGACGGTGCATACCCTCAGCAGCATCAGCCCCGCCGCTGCAGACGAGGTGAAGGAGATCCTGCGGCATAGTCTGCTCTGCGCATTTGTTGCCAAAAAGATAGCCATTGCCCTGCGGCTGGATCCTGAGGAGGCGTTTGTCTGCGGCCTGCTCCATGACATCGGCAAGACCGTTATCCTTAACCTGCTAACAGACAAGAAAGTGACTGACGAGGTTAAGCGGGAGCTTCTCAGGGGATATCATCCGCATGTGGGATATATACTCGGCAGCAGATGGCATTTCTCGGAAGTGATCAAAAACACCATCAAATATCACCATGCCCCGCAGGAAGCTCCTGCAAACAAGAAGCTGATCGAAACGGTCTATGTGGCCAATGTCATTGCCAACGGGCAGGATGTTATGGATACGGTGCATAACTGCAGCAACCTTGATTTTGACAAGATCAACGAGATCCTGAGCGACATTGACAATATCAAAGATTCAGTCATCGCGATCATCTGA
- a CDS encoding DUF1847 domain-containing protein: MTKFSCSSCGAVWQKNGKTNCWSANPDEKPSKPGYCPSQEHMDLIQESFNRYKGDSTDAKMAQIATRVEGLCYEHQPGSTAIRARWTRVEDTIAFAKLMGYKKIGIATCIGLLDETERLSRILSAQGFTPLSVCCKSGSIDKLELGITEEDKVRPSTFEPACNPIAQARLLNEAGTDMNIIVGLCVGHDMLFTKYSDAPVTTLITKDRVTGHNPVSVLYGQNFYYRRLLTEQVDTERR, translated from the coding sequence ATGACAAAATTCAGTTGCAGCAGCTGCGGCGCTGTCTGGCAGAAAAACGGGAAGACGAACTGTTGGAGCGCCAATCCCGACGAAAAACCATCGAAGCCGGGGTACTGTCCCTCGCAGGAACATATGGACCTCATTCAGGAGAGCTTCAATCGTTACAAAGGGGACAGCACCGATGCAAAGATGGCCCAGATCGCTACCCGGGTCGAAGGCCTCTGCTACGAACATCAGCCAGGAAGCACCGCGATACGCGCCCGCTGGACCCGGGTCGAAGATACCATTGCCTTCGCAAAACTCATGGGATACAAGAAAATAGGCATCGCCACCTGCATCGGTCTGCTCGATGAAACTGAGCGCCTCAGCCGCATCCTTTCCGCCCAGGGCTTTACGCCGCTTTCAGTCTGCTGCAAAAGCGGGAGCATTGACAAACTCGAACTCGGCATTACGGAAGAGGACAAAGTGCGGCCATCGACCTTCGAACCTGCCTGTAACCCCATTGCCCAGGCACGGCTCCTGAACGAGGCAGGGACAGATATGAATATCATCGTCGGCCTCTGCGTCGGCCATGACATGCTCTTCACCAAATACTCTGATGCACCGGTCACTACCCTGATCACCAAGGACCGCGTCACCGGTCATAATCCTGTCAGCGTACTGTATGGCCAAAACTTCTACTACAGGCGGCTTTTGACCGAACAGGTGGATACAGAACGCAGATAG
- the thiD gene encoding bifunctional hydroxymethylpyrimidine kinase/phosphomethylpyrimidine kinase translates to MKKALTIAGFDPSGGAGLQADLKVFQVLGVYGLSAVAALTAQNTRGVDGVEPVSRQFLKKQLELLLSDLVPDAAKMGMLLTEDNVRVVARIIRKYSLRNLVLDPVIISSSGKKLAQRNVPELLRDEILPLCQVITPNLHEASVLIGLKIRSQEEMKEAAVILKDRGPDMVVITGGHLENLAVDVIYDGSFHYLTAEKRPGEFHGTGCTFSAAITAYLAQGSSRLDAVKKAKRFMGKAFQKTIGTGRGMKLFVL, encoded by the coding sequence ATGAAAAAAGCCCTTACTATCGCCGGGTTTGACCCTTCGGGAGGCGCCGGCCTGCAGGCTGATCTGAAGGTTTTTCAGGTACTCGGGGTCTATGGTCTGTCTGCTGTGGCTGCTCTAACCGCCCAGAATACCCGGGGGGTGGATGGTGTGGAGCCGGTCAGCAGACAGTTCCTGAAAAAACAGCTCGAGCTGCTCCTGTCTGACCTTGTTCCTGATGCTGCGAAGATGGGTATGCTTTTGACGGAAGATAATGTGAGGGTTGTGGCACGCATTATCCGCAAATATTCTTTGAGAAATCTGGTGCTCGATCCGGTCATAATCTCATCTTCCGGCAAGAAACTTGCGCAGAGAAACGTGCCGGAGTTGCTGAGGGATGAGATATTGCCTCTATGTCAGGTAATTACGCCGAATCTCCATGAGGCCTCTGTGCTGATCGGACTGAAGATCAGATCACAGGAGGAGATGAAGGAGGCCGCAGTCATCCTGAAAGACAGAGGTCCTGACATGGTCGTCATCACGGGAGGCCATCTGGAGAATCTTGCGGTCGACGTCATATATGATGGTTCATTTCACTATCTCACGGCAGAAAAGAGGCCGGGAGAATTTCATGGAACAGGCTGCACCTTCTCCGCAGCGATAACGGCTTATTTGGCACAGGGAAGCTCCAGGCTTGATGCGGTAAAAAAGGCCAAACGGTTTATGGGAAAGGCATTTCAGAAGACGATCGGAACAGGCAGAGGCATGAAACTCTTTGTGCTCTGA
- the mnmD gene encoding tRNA (5-methylaminomethyl-2-thiouridine)(34)-methyltransferase MnmD, translating into MQIPPYLLNEHYDDRYFDVVNAIEEAKHIFFLGCGLMDIFSGMGPGRKEFVIGETGFGAGRLVIALLDFLDRCTITDLSITYNSVELHPISSERMVSILSGFRPQTGPLIDQFVEAYDHIDISRPGWHQIQLPRPFGRLTLNLWIGEALEMVHALTAPCDAWFLDGHGPKKNPSIWRPELLLAIGEKTLAGGTCATYTVAGAVRRGLGEAGFSIEQRPGFGGKKSVLKGIKLITQNPRRFHQS; encoded by the coding sequence ATGCAGATCCCTCCTTATCTGCTGAATGAACATTATGACGACCGCTACTTTGATGTGGTCAATGCCATCGAAGAAGCGAAGCATATTTTTTTTCTTGGCTGCGGCCTCATGGATATCTTTTCTGGCATGGGACCGGGGAGGAAAGAGTTCGTCATCGGTGAAACAGGGTTCGGCGCCGGCCGCCTGGTTATTGCGCTTCTGGATTTTCTGGACAGATGCACTATCACCGATCTTTCAATAACCTATAATTCCGTCGAACTGCATCCGATCAGTTCTGAGAGGATGGTGTCAATTCTCAGCGGGTTCAGGCCACAGACAGGCCCGCTTATTGACCAGTTCGTTGAGGCCTATGACCATATCGATATTTCCAGACCGGGGTGGCACCAGATTCAGCTCCCCCGGCCGTTTGGCCGCCTGACCCTGAATCTCTGGATCGGGGAGGCCCTCGAAATGGTCCATGCACTCACCGCGCCCTGTGACGCATGGTTTTTGGATGGTCACGGTCCGAAGAAAAACCCGTCTATCTGGCGGCCCGAGCTTCTTCTGGCTATTGGAGAAAAGACATTGGCTGGCGGGACCTGTGCAACCTATACGGTTGCCGGAGCGGTGAGAAGGGGCCTCGGCGAGGCAGGCTTTTCGATCGAACAGCGCCCCGGATTTGGCGGCAAAAAATCAGTGCTCAAGGGGATAAAGCTGATCACTCAAAATCCGCGTAGATTTCACCAAAGTTGA